Proteins from a single region of Macaca fascicularis isolate 582-1 chromosome 5, T2T-MFA8v1.1:
- the KLB gene encoding beta-klotho isoform X2, giving the protein MLARMKVTHYRFALDWASVLPTGNLSAVNRQALRYYRCVVSEGLKLGISAMVTLYYPTHAHLGLPEPLLHAGGWLNPSTVEAFQAYAGLCFQELGDLVKLWITINEPNRLSDIYNRSGNDTYGAAHNLLVAHALAWRLYDRQFRPSQRGAVSLSLHADWAEPANPYADSHWRAAERFLQFEIAWFAEPLFKTGDYPAAMREYIASKHRRGLSSSALPRLTEAERRLLKGTVDFCALNHFTTRFVMHEQLAGSRYDSDRDIQFLQDITRLSSPTRLAVIPWGVRKLLRWVRRNYGDMDIYITASGIDDQALEDDRLRKYYLEKYLQEVLKAYLIDKVRIKGYYAFKLAEEKSKPRFGFFTSDFKAKSSIQFYNKMISSSGFPSENSSSRCSQTQKNTECTVCLFLVQKKPLIFLGCCFFSTLVLLLSITIFHRQKRRKFWKAKNLQHIPLKKGKRVLS; this is encoded by the exons ATGTTGGCAAGAATGAAAGTCACCCACTACCGGTTTGCTCTGGATTGGGCCTCGGTCCTTCCCACTGGCAACCTGTCCGCGGTGAACCGACAGGCCCTGAGGTACTACAGATGCGTGGTCAGTGAGGGGCTGAAGCTTGGCATCTCCGCGATGGTCACCCTGTACTATCCGACCcacgcccacctaggcctccccgAGCCTCTGCTGCACGCCGGCGGGTGGCTGAACCCATCGACGGTGGAGGCCTTCCAGGCCTACGCTGGGCTGTGCTTCCAGGAGCTAGGGGACCTGGTGAAGCTCTGGATCACCATCAACGAGCCTAATCGGCTAAGTGACATCTACAACCGCTCTGGCAACGACACCTACGGGGCGGCGCACAACCTACTGGTGGCCCACGCCCTGGCCTGGCGCCTCTACGACCGGCAGTTCAGGCCGTCACAGCGCGGGGCCGTGTCGCTGTCGCTGCACGCGGACTGGGCGGAACCCGCCAACCCCTATGCTGACTCGCACTGGAGGGCGGCCGAGCGCTTCCTGCAGTTCGAGATTGCTTGGTTCGCTGAGCCGCTCTTCAAAACCGGGGACTACCCCGCGGCCATGAGGGAATACATCGCCTCCAAGCACCGGCGGGGGCTTTCCAGCTCTGCGCTGCCGCGCCTCACCGAGGCCGAGAGGAGGCTGCTCAAGGGCACGGTCGACTTCTGCGCGCTCAACCACTTCACCACTAGGTTCGTGATGCACGAGCAGCTGGCCGGCAGCCGCTACGACTCGGACAGGGACATCCAGTTTCTGCAGGACATCACCCGGCTGAGCTCCCCTACGCGCCTGGCTGTGATTCCCTGGGGGGTGCGCAAGTTACTGCGGTGGGTCCGGAGGAACTATGGCGACATGGACATTTACATCACGGCCAGCGGCATTGACGACCAGGCTCTGGAGGATGACCGGCTCCGGAAGTACTACCTGGAAAAGTACCTTCAGGAGGTGCTGAAAG CATACCTGATTGATAAAGTCAGAATCAAAGGCTATTATGCATTCAAACTGGCTGAAGAGAAATCTAAACCCAGATTTGGATTCTTCACATCTGATTTTAAAGCTAAATCCTCAATACAGTTTTACAACAAAATGATCAGCAGCAGTGGCTTCCCTTCTGAGAACAGTAGTTCTAGATGCAGTCAGACCCAAAAAAACACAGAGTGCACTGTCTGTTTATTCCTTGTGCAGAAGAAACCACTGATATTCTTGGGTTGTTGCTTCTTCTCCACCCTGGTTCTACTCTTATCAATCACCATTTTTCATaggcaaaagagaagaaagttttGGAAAGCAAAAAACTTACAACATATACCATTAAAGAAAGGCAAGAGAGTTCTCAGCTAA